Proteins from one Ficedula albicollis isolate OC2 chromosome 21, FicAlb1.5, whole genome shotgun sequence genomic window:
- the SLC25A34 gene encoding solute carrier family 25 member 34 — GGGAAGAVAGAVGAVVGSPAYLVKTHLQAQTLSAMAVGHQHNHESISGAFRSIYQQHGVVGLWRGVTGAVPRVAVGSAVQLATFASAKDWVSERQWFRKGSWAAVLAGGMVSGVAVAVAMTPFDVISTRLYNQPVDADGTGKLYRGFLDCILQISSREGLLGLYKGIGAVYLRLGPHTVLSLFFWDKLRNIVQHQQPPGL, encoded by the exons ggggggggggccgccgggGCCGTGGCCGGGGCGGTGGGAGCCGTCGTGGGCAGCCCCGCGTACCTG GTCAAGACCCACCTCCAAGCCCAGACACTGTCGGCCATGGCCGTGGGCCACCAGCACAACCATGAG AGCATCTCCGGCGCTTTCAGGAGCATCTACCAGCAGCACGGAGTGGTGGGGCTGTGGCGGGGGGTGACAGGCGCCGTGCCCCGCGTGGCCGTGGGCTCGGCCGTGCAGCTCGCCACCTTCGCCTCCGCCAAGGACTGGGTCTCCGAGCGCCAG TGGTTCAGGAAGGGCAGCTGGGCGGCGGTGCTGGCGGGGGGCATGGTGAGCGgagtggctgtggctgtggcaaTGACACCTTTCGACGTGATCAGCACCCGTCTCTACAACCAGCCCGTGGATGCCGACGGCACA ggcaAGCTCTACCGAGGTTTTTTGGATTGTATCCTGCAAATCTccagcagagaggggctgctgggcttgTACAAGGGCATCGGCGCTGTCTACCTCCGCCTCGGCCCCCACACCGTCCTCAGCCTCTTCTTCTGGGACAAGCTCAGGAACATAgttcagcaccagcagcccccagggctgtAG
- the TMEM82 gene encoding transmembrane protein 82 isoform X1: MLIKRAPAAPACPNNDLLAGGATPRLRPADLGAGAWLHCGFSPSEMFSLGSWLPPLPGLAWGWALLDALLQGEIPPRVAWGQPGDSPGDTSHPLLPFPAGLVGACAVSVLCSLLKVYLYIQCVNSPERQAEKEAIAARRPLLGLLHVLVLTALLALVGSRVAALVVLEFSLRALSTILSLGKGAHSSQLYLLCQYSLGCGVSCGLSFLLEGAPHRSWNLALAAGLAGLLALHARRLARHVCALYELHSRERYCGVCILLLAAGHGIPRLLRRALALTFAVADLAAVELINRDFLSTGEAVRFWTPLTICYTLLVVYMQEESRQSTGRGSVFRTVLVRMGGLFILLLTVGRWTDILHVLVSLLGELWCLLRSGVLLESCWRQDFAQQPRLDGLSGSRPEETGSRPEGTPR; this comes from the exons ATGTTAATAAAGag ggctccagCTGCCCCGGCTTGCCCCAATAATGATTTACTAGCCGGGGGGGCCACTCCCCGCCTCCGCCCCGCGGACCTTGGAGCCGGGGCCTGGCTACACTGTGGCTTCTCTCCATCGGAAATGTTTTCGCTGGGGTCCTGGCTCCCGCCGCTGCCCGGGCTGGCGTGGGGCTGGGCGCTGCTGGATGCGCTCCTGCAAGGTGAGATTCCCCCGAGGGTGGCCTGGGgtcagcctggggacagcccaggtgACACCAGTCACccactgctgcctttccctgcagggctggtgggTGCCTGTGCCGTCTCggtgctctgcagcctcctgaaGGTTTATCTCTACATCCAGTGCGTGAA cagcccgGAGAGGCAGGCGGAGAAGGAGGCGATCGCGGCGCGGCGGccgctgctggggctgctgcacgTGCTGGTGCTGACCGCTCTCCTGGCCCTGGTGGGCTCCCGGGTGGCTGCGCTGGTGGTGCTGGAGTTCTCCCTGCGCGCCCTCTCCACCATCCTCTCCCTCGGCAAG GGCgcccacagcagccagctctACCTGCTGTGCCAGTACTCGCTGGGCTGCGGGGTGTCCTGCGGGCTCAGCTTCCTGCTGGAGGGGGCTCCGCACCGCAGCTGGAACCTGGCGCTGGCGGCGGGGCTGGCGGGGCTGCTGGCGCTGCACGCCCGGCGCCTGGCCCGGCACGTCTGCGCCCTGTACGAGCTGCACTCCCGGGAGCGCTACTGCGGCgtctgcatcctgctgctggccgCGGGGCACGGCATCCCGCGCCTGCTGCGCCGCGCCCTGGCCCTCACCTTCGCCGTGGCCGACCTGGCCGCCGTGGAGCTCATCAACCGCGACTTCCTCTCCACGGGAGAGGCCGTGCGCTTCTGGACCCCGCTGACCATCTGCTACACCCTGCTGGTCGTCTACATGCAGG AGGAGTCCCGGCAGAGCACGGGCAGGGGGTCGGTGTTCCGGACCGTGCTGGTGCGGATGGGCGgcctcttcatcctcctcctcaccgTGGGCCGATGGACCGACATCCTGCACGTCTTGGTGTCgctgctgggggagctctggTGCCTGCTCCGCTCCGGGGTCCTGCTGGAGTCCTGCTGGCGGCAG GATTTTGCTCAGCAGCCTCGCTTGGATGGTTTGTCGGGATCCAGACCGGAGGAGACGGGATCCAGACCGGAGGGGACGCCCCGATGA
- the TMEM82 gene encoding transmembrane protein 82 isoform X2, producing the protein MLIKRAPAAPACPNNDLLAGGATPRLRPADLGAGAWLHCGFSPSEMFSLGSWLPPLPGLAWGWALLDALLQGLVGACAVSVLCSLLKVYLYIQCVNSPERQAEKEAIAARRPLLGLLHVLVLTALLALVGSRVAALVVLEFSLRALSTILSLGKGAHSSQLYLLCQYSLGCGVSCGLSFLLEGAPHRSWNLALAAGLAGLLALHARRLARHVCALYELHSRERYCGVCILLLAAGHGIPRLLRRALALTFAVADLAAVELINRDFLSTGEAVRFWTPLTICYTLLVVYMQEESRQSTGRGSVFRTVLVRMGGLFILLLTVGRWTDILHVLVSLLGELWCLLRSGVLLESCWRQDFAQQPRLDGLSGSRPEETGSRPEGTPR; encoded by the exons ATGTTAATAAAGag ggctccagCTGCCCCGGCTTGCCCCAATAATGATTTACTAGCCGGGGGGGCCACTCCCCGCCTCCGCCCCGCGGACCTTGGAGCCGGGGCCTGGCTACACTGTGGCTTCTCTCCATCGGAAATGTTTTCGCTGGGGTCCTGGCTCCCGCCGCTGCCCGGGCTGGCGTGGGGCTGGGCGCTGCTGGATGCGCTCCTGCAAG ggctggtgggTGCCTGTGCCGTCTCggtgctctgcagcctcctgaaGGTTTATCTCTACATCCAGTGCGTGAA cagcccgGAGAGGCAGGCGGAGAAGGAGGCGATCGCGGCGCGGCGGccgctgctggggctgctgcacgTGCTGGTGCTGACCGCTCTCCTGGCCCTGGTGGGCTCCCGGGTGGCTGCGCTGGTGGTGCTGGAGTTCTCCCTGCGCGCCCTCTCCACCATCCTCTCCCTCGGCAAG GGCgcccacagcagccagctctACCTGCTGTGCCAGTACTCGCTGGGCTGCGGGGTGTCCTGCGGGCTCAGCTTCCTGCTGGAGGGGGCTCCGCACCGCAGCTGGAACCTGGCGCTGGCGGCGGGGCTGGCGGGGCTGCTGGCGCTGCACGCCCGGCGCCTGGCCCGGCACGTCTGCGCCCTGTACGAGCTGCACTCCCGGGAGCGCTACTGCGGCgtctgcatcctgctgctggccgCGGGGCACGGCATCCCGCGCCTGCTGCGCCGCGCCCTGGCCCTCACCTTCGCCGTGGCCGACCTGGCCGCCGTGGAGCTCATCAACCGCGACTTCCTCTCCACGGGAGAGGCCGTGCGCTTCTGGACCCCGCTGACCATCTGCTACACCCTGCTGGTCGTCTACATGCAGG AGGAGTCCCGGCAGAGCACGGGCAGGGGGTCGGTGTTCCGGACCGTGCTGGTGCGGATGGGCGgcctcttcatcctcctcctcaccgTGGGCCGATGGACCGACATCCTGCACGTCTTGGTGTCgctgctgggggagctctggTGCCTGCTCCGCTCCGGGGTCCTGCTGGAGTCCTGCTGGCGGCAG GATTTTGCTCAGCAGCCTCGCTTGGATGGTTTGTCGGGATCCAGACCGGAGGAGACGGGATCCAGACCGGAGGGGACGCCCCGATGA
- the FBLIM1 gene encoding filamin-binding LIM protein 1 isoform X2, with product MRPGTHHTAMLPRKAEKRIASSIFITLVPPRRDVATKEKTQREPEPDGAEVPGTHHPQIPPPAPTLPNGETHPVASVPSPPSVFPLSEVPQPLSEEALGLALQQLDLAAPAALQAPSTFPAELKPPTFCQEQAGEQQWQDVNGHPERDSSRDICAFCHKALGPREPAVEAMRKQYHPDCFTCRTCHRLLAGQRYFQRDGRPTCDTCFQATLEKCAKCQELITEHIVRALGKGYHPSCFSCAACGRAMGTESFAVDEQGDVYCVPDFYRWAMGGFLPHWESGSARPRHPAGLTALPFAPVRKYAAVCSACERPIVPHEGEDTYKIECLGRSFHESCYRCESCRMPLSPEMTENGCYPLDDHLLCKSCHVRWRNESSC from the exons ATGAGACCAGGAACTCATCACACAG CGATGCTGCCgaggaaagcagagaagagaatTGCTTCGTCCATCTTCATCACCCTCGTGCCACCACGGAGGGACGTGGCCACCAAGGAGAAAACCCAACGGGAGCCAGAGCCAGATGGTGCTGAGGTCCCCGGCACCCATCACCCCCAGATCCCGCCGCCGGCCCCCACGTTGCCCAACGGAG AAACCCACCCAGTGGCCTCTGTGCCTTCACCCCCATCAGTCTTCCCCCTCTCTGAAGTGCCCCAGCCCTTGTCTGAGGAGGCGCTAGGTCTGGCACTGCAACAACTGGACCTTGCAGCACCCGCTGCCCTCCAG GCCCCTTCCACCTTCCCTGCTGAATTGAAGCCGCCCACATTTTGTCAGGAGCAAGCAGGcgagcagcagtggcaggatgTGAATGGGCACCCAGAGAGGGACAGCTCCAGAG ACATCTGTGCCTTCTGCCACAAAGCGCTGGGGCCCCGGGAGCCGGCAGTGGAGGCGATGCGGAAGCAGTACCACCCTGACTGCTTCACCTGCCGCACGTGTCACCggctcctggctgggcagcGCTACTTCCAGAGAGATGGGCGCCCCACGTGCGACACCTGCTTTCAG GCCACGCTGGAGAAATGTGCCAAGTGCCAGGAGCTGATCACGGAGCACATCGTCCGTGCCCTGGGCAAGGGCTACCAccccagctgcttctcctgcgCTGCCTGCGGCCGGGCCATGGGCACCGAGAGCTTTGCCGTGGACGAGCAGGGTGACGTGTACTGCGTGCCTGACTTCTACAGGTGGGCAATGGGGGGTTTCCTCCCGCACTGGGAGTCGGGCTCGGCCCGTCCCCGTCACCCCGCAGGGCTCACAGCGCTCCCGTTTGCTCCCGTCAGGAAATACGCCGCGGTGTGCAGCGCCTGCGAGCGCCCCATTGTCCCCCATGAGGGCGAGGACACCTACAAGATCGAGTGCCTGGGACGCAGCTTCCACGAGAGCTGCTACCGCTGCGAG AGCTGCAGGATGCCCCTGTCGCCAGAGATGACAGAGAATGGGTGCTACCCCTTGGATGACCACCTCCTCTGCAAGTCCTGCCACGTCCGCTGGCGCAACGAGTCATCCTGCTGA
- the FBLIM1 gene encoding filamin-binding LIM protein 1 isoform X1 yields MRPGTHHTAMLPRKAEKRIASSIFITLVPPRRDVATKEKTQREPEPDGAEVPGTHHPQIPPPAPTLPNGGAYRCCLSPLASMAFAFGAETHPVASVPSPPSVFPLSEVPQPLSEEALGLALQQLDLAAPAALQAPSTFPAELKPPTFCQEQAGEQQWQDVNGHPERDSSRDICAFCHKALGPREPAVEAMRKQYHPDCFTCRTCHRLLAGQRYFQRDGRPTCDTCFQATLEKCAKCQELITEHIVRALGKGYHPSCFSCAACGRAMGTESFAVDEQGDVYCVPDFYRWAMGGFLPHWESGSARPRHPAGLTALPFAPVRKYAAVCSACERPIVPHEGEDTYKIECLGRSFHESCYRCESCRMPLSPEMTENGCYPLDDHLLCKSCHVRWRNESSC; encoded by the exons ATGAGACCAGGAACTCATCACACAG CGATGCTGCCgaggaaagcagagaagagaatTGCTTCGTCCATCTTCATCACCCTCGTGCCACCACGGAGGGACGTGGCCACCAAGGAGAAAACCCAACGGGAGCCAGAGCCAGATGGTGCTGAGGTCCCCGGCACCCATCACCCCCAGATCCCGCCGCCGGCCCCCACGTTGCCCAACGGAG GCGCTTATCGGTGCTGTTTGTCCCCTCTTGCCTCGATGGCGTTTGCTTTTGGGGCAG AAACCCACCCAGTGGCCTCTGTGCCTTCACCCCCATCAGTCTTCCCCCTCTCTGAAGTGCCCCAGCCCTTGTCTGAGGAGGCGCTAGGTCTGGCACTGCAACAACTGGACCTTGCAGCACCCGCTGCCCTCCAG GCCCCTTCCACCTTCCCTGCTGAATTGAAGCCGCCCACATTTTGTCAGGAGCAAGCAGGcgagcagcagtggcaggatgTGAATGGGCACCCAGAGAGGGACAGCTCCAGAG ACATCTGTGCCTTCTGCCACAAAGCGCTGGGGCCCCGGGAGCCGGCAGTGGAGGCGATGCGGAAGCAGTACCACCCTGACTGCTTCACCTGCCGCACGTGTCACCggctcctggctgggcagcGCTACTTCCAGAGAGATGGGCGCCCCACGTGCGACACCTGCTTTCAG GCCACGCTGGAGAAATGTGCCAAGTGCCAGGAGCTGATCACGGAGCACATCGTCCGTGCCCTGGGCAAGGGCTACCAccccagctgcttctcctgcgCTGCCTGCGGCCGGGCCATGGGCACCGAGAGCTTTGCCGTGGACGAGCAGGGTGACGTGTACTGCGTGCCTGACTTCTACAGGTGGGCAATGGGGGGTTTCCTCCCGCACTGGGAGTCGGGCTCGGCCCGTCCCCGTCACCCCGCAGGGCTCACAGCGCTCCCGTTTGCTCCCGTCAGGAAATACGCCGCGGTGTGCAGCGCCTGCGAGCGCCCCATTGTCCCCCATGAGGGCGAGGACACCTACAAGATCGAGTGCCTGGGACGCAGCTTCCACGAGAGCTGCTACCGCTGCGAG AGCTGCAGGATGCCCCTGTCGCCAGAGATGACAGAGAATGGGTGCTACCCCTTGGATGACCACCTCCTCTGCAAGTCCTGCCACGTCCGCTGGCGCAACGAGTCATCCTGCTGA
- the FBLIM1 gene encoding filamin-binding LIM protein 1 isoform X3 — protein sequence MRPGTHHTAMLPRKAEKRIASSIFITLVPPRRDVATKEKTQREPEPDGAEVPGTHHPQIPPPAPTLPNGGAYRCCLSPLASMAFAFGAETHPVASVPSPPSVFPLSEVPQPLSEEALGLALQQLDLAAPAALQAPSTFPAELKPPTFCQEQAGEQQWQDVNGHPERDSSRDICAFCHKALGPREPAVEAMRKQYHPDCFTCRTCHRLLAGQRYFQRDGRPTCDTCFQATLEKCAKCQELITEHIVRALGKGYHPSCFSCAACGRAMGTESFAVDEQGDVYCVPDFYRKYAAVCSACERPIVPHEGEDTYKIECLGRSFHESCYRCESCRMPLSPEMTENGCYPLDDHLLCKSCHVRWRNESSC from the exons ATGAGACCAGGAACTCATCACACAG CGATGCTGCCgaggaaagcagagaagagaatTGCTTCGTCCATCTTCATCACCCTCGTGCCACCACGGAGGGACGTGGCCACCAAGGAGAAAACCCAACGGGAGCCAGAGCCAGATGGTGCTGAGGTCCCCGGCACCCATCACCCCCAGATCCCGCCGCCGGCCCCCACGTTGCCCAACGGAG GCGCTTATCGGTGCTGTTTGTCCCCTCTTGCCTCGATGGCGTTTGCTTTTGGGGCAG AAACCCACCCAGTGGCCTCTGTGCCTTCACCCCCATCAGTCTTCCCCCTCTCTGAAGTGCCCCAGCCCTTGTCTGAGGAGGCGCTAGGTCTGGCACTGCAACAACTGGACCTTGCAGCACCCGCTGCCCTCCAG GCCCCTTCCACCTTCCCTGCTGAATTGAAGCCGCCCACATTTTGTCAGGAGCAAGCAGGcgagcagcagtggcaggatgTGAATGGGCACCCAGAGAGGGACAGCTCCAGAG ACATCTGTGCCTTCTGCCACAAAGCGCTGGGGCCCCGGGAGCCGGCAGTGGAGGCGATGCGGAAGCAGTACCACCCTGACTGCTTCACCTGCCGCACGTGTCACCggctcctggctgggcagcGCTACTTCCAGAGAGATGGGCGCCCCACGTGCGACACCTGCTTTCAG GCCACGCTGGAGAAATGTGCCAAGTGCCAGGAGCTGATCACGGAGCACATCGTCCGTGCCCTGGGCAAGGGCTACCAccccagctgcttctcctgcgCTGCCTGCGGCCGGGCCATGGGCACCGAGAGCTTTGCCGTGGACGAGCAGGGTGACGTGTACTGCGTGCCTGACTTCTACAG GAAATACGCCGCGGTGTGCAGCGCCTGCGAGCGCCCCATTGTCCCCCATGAGGGCGAGGACACCTACAAGATCGAGTGCCTGGGACGCAGCTTCCACGAGAGCTGCTACCGCTGCGAG AGCTGCAGGATGCCCCTGTCGCCAGAGATGACAGAGAATGGGTGCTACCCCTTGGATGACCACCTCCTCTGCAAGTCCTGCCACGTCCGCTGGCGCAACGAGTCATCCTGCTGA
- the FBLIM1 gene encoding filamin-binding LIM protein 1 isoform X4 has translation MRPGTHHTAMLPRKAEKRIASSIFITLVPPRRDVATKEKTQREPEPDGAEVPGTHHPQIPPPAPTLPNGETHPVASVPSPPSVFPLSEVPQPLSEEALGLALQQLDLAAPAALQAPSTFPAELKPPTFCQEQAGEQQWQDVNGHPERDSSRDICAFCHKALGPREPAVEAMRKQYHPDCFTCRTCHRLLAGQRYFQRDGRPTCDTCFQATLEKCAKCQELITEHIVRALGKGYHPSCFSCAACGRAMGTESFAVDEQGDVYCVPDFYRKYAAVCSACERPIVPHEGEDTYKIECLGRSFHESCYRCESCRMPLSPEMTENGCYPLDDHLLCKSCHVRWRNESSC, from the exons ATGAGACCAGGAACTCATCACACAG CGATGCTGCCgaggaaagcagagaagagaatTGCTTCGTCCATCTTCATCACCCTCGTGCCACCACGGAGGGACGTGGCCACCAAGGAGAAAACCCAACGGGAGCCAGAGCCAGATGGTGCTGAGGTCCCCGGCACCCATCACCCCCAGATCCCGCCGCCGGCCCCCACGTTGCCCAACGGAG AAACCCACCCAGTGGCCTCTGTGCCTTCACCCCCATCAGTCTTCCCCCTCTCTGAAGTGCCCCAGCCCTTGTCTGAGGAGGCGCTAGGTCTGGCACTGCAACAACTGGACCTTGCAGCACCCGCTGCCCTCCAG GCCCCTTCCACCTTCCCTGCTGAATTGAAGCCGCCCACATTTTGTCAGGAGCAAGCAGGcgagcagcagtggcaggatgTGAATGGGCACCCAGAGAGGGACAGCTCCAGAG ACATCTGTGCCTTCTGCCACAAAGCGCTGGGGCCCCGGGAGCCGGCAGTGGAGGCGATGCGGAAGCAGTACCACCCTGACTGCTTCACCTGCCGCACGTGTCACCggctcctggctgggcagcGCTACTTCCAGAGAGATGGGCGCCCCACGTGCGACACCTGCTTTCAG GCCACGCTGGAGAAATGTGCCAAGTGCCAGGAGCTGATCACGGAGCACATCGTCCGTGCCCTGGGCAAGGGCTACCAccccagctgcttctcctgcgCTGCCTGCGGCCGGGCCATGGGCACCGAGAGCTTTGCCGTGGACGAGCAGGGTGACGTGTACTGCGTGCCTGACTTCTACAG GAAATACGCCGCGGTGTGCAGCGCCTGCGAGCGCCCCATTGTCCCCCATGAGGGCGAGGACACCTACAAGATCGAGTGCCTGGGACGCAGCTTCCACGAGAGCTGCTACCGCTGCGAG AGCTGCAGGATGCCCCTGTCGCCAGAGATGACAGAGAATGGGTGCTACCCCTTGGATGACCACCTCCTCTGCAAGTCCTGCCACGTCCGCTGGCGCAACGAGTCATCCTGCTGA